The Miltoncostaea marina DNA window GGGCCACATGCGGGTGGCCGAGCGCTACATCCTCTACCGCGCCGAGCGGGCCGTGCTGCGGGCCCGGCAGGCGGCGGGCGCGCCGGAGCCGGCCGGCGACATCGCCGTCGTCGAGGCGGACGGACGGGCGGGGACCTGGGACGGGGAGGATCTGCGCGAGCGCATCCGCTTCGCGTCGATCGGCCTCGACCTGACGCTCGACGCGGTGCGCATCGAGGCCGAGCTGCGGCGCTCGATCCGGCCGGGCGTGCGGCGCGACGAGATCGGCCGTGTGGTCGTGCTCAACGCGAAGGCGCTCGTCGAGCGCGACGCCGAGTTCTCGTCCTTCGCCGGCCGCATCCTGCTGACCTACGTCTACGAGGAGACGCTCGGCTGGGACATCCTCCGCGACGGCGTCGGCGGCCTACGCGAGGCCCACCGGCGCGGGCTGCGGGCGGCGCTCGAGCGCGGCGTCGCGATCGGCCGCATCGACCCGGCGCTGCTCGGCTACGACCTCGACCGGCTCGCCGCCGCCATCGACCCGACGGCCGACCTCGACGCCCAGTTCCTCGGCGTCCAGACGCTCTACGACCGCTACCTCGTCACCGACAAGACCGGCCCCACCCCCGTGCGGATCGAGGCGCCGCAGGTGTTCTGGATGCGCGTGGCGATGGGCGTCTGCCTGGCCGAGCGCGAGGACCGCGAGCGGCGCGTGCTCGACCTCTACGGCGCCTACAAGGAGCGGCGCTTCTGCTCGTCGACGCCGACGCTGTTCAACGCCGGCACGCAGCACCCCCAGCTCTCGTCCTGCTACCTCTACGTCGTCGACGACTCGCTCGAGTCGATCATGCGGCGGGGCATCGCCGAGAACGCGATGTGCTCGAAGTGGGCGGGCGGCCTGGGCGGCTCGTGGACGCGCGTGCGCGGCACGGGCTCGCACATCCGGGGCACCGACGGCGAGAGCCAGGGCGTCGTGCCGTTCCTGAAGCTCCACAACGATCAGCTCGTGGCCGTGAACCAGGGCGGCAAGCGGGCGGGCTCGGGGTGCGCCTACCTCGAGGTGTGGCACAACGACATCCGCGACTTCCTCGAGCTGCGCCGCGGCACCGGCGACGAGCGCCGGCGCACGCACGACATGAACACCGCCTGTTGGATCCCCGACCTCTTCATGAAGCGGGTCGAGGCGCGCGAAGGGTGGACGCTCTTCCGCTCGTCGGACGTCCCCGACCTGCACGACCTGCACGGGCGCGCCTTCGAGGAGCGCTACGCCCGATACGAGGCGATGGCCGCCGAGGGGCGCATCCACGGCGAGACGATCCCGGCGATCGAGCTCTGGAAGGCCATGCTGAGGATGCTCTTCGAGACCGGTCACCCATGGATCACGTTCAAGGACCCGTGCAACGTGCGCAGCCCGCAGGACCACGCGGGCGTGGTGCACAGCAGCAACCTCTGCACCGAGATCACGCTCAACACGAGCGACGAGGAGACCGCGGTCTGCAACCTGGGCTCGATCGTCATCGACCGCCACCTCGACGCGGAGGGCCGCATCGACCACGCGCGGCTGCGCGAGACGGTCCGGGTGGCCGTGCGGGCGCTCGACGACGTGATCGACGTCAACTTCCACCCGACCGAGGCGGCGGCGAGGGCGAACGCGCGCCACCGCCCGGTGGGGCTCGGCGTGATGGGCCTCCAGTACGCCCTCTACCGCAGGGGGGCGCCGTTCGCCTCGCCCGAGGCCGTCGAGTTCAGCGACGAGATGATGGAGGCGATCGCCTTCTACGCCTACGAGGCGTCGAGCGACCTGGCCGCCGAGCGGGGCCGCTATCCGTCGTACGAGGGCTCGAAGTGGGACCGCGGGATCCTGCCGCAGGACACGCTCGACCTTCTGGAGGCCGAGCGCGGGCTCCCGGTGGACGCGCCCCGCGGCGGCCGCATGGACTGGGGGCCGCTGCGCGAGCGGATCGCCCGGCAGGGCATGCGCAACTCCAACGTGCTCGCGATCGCGCCCACGGCCACGATCGCCAACATCATGGGCACGTCGCCGTGCGTCGAGCCGCTCTACCGGAACCTGTTCGCCAAGTCGAACCTGTCCGGCGACTTCACGGTCCTCAACCCGTTCCTGGTGCGCGACCTGAAGGCGGCCGGCGCGTGGAGCGAGCGCGTCGCCGACGAGATCAAGTACTTCGATGGCGACCTGCGCGAGGTCGAGGGCATCCCGCAGGAGATCCGCGACCGGTACCCGACCGCGTTCGACATCGACCCGGCCTGGCTCATCGACGCCGCCGCCCGCCGGGCGAAGTGGATCGACCAGTCGCAGTCGCTCAACCTGTTCCTCGGCGCCCCGGACATGAGGGCGATGAGCCACATGTACCGGCGGGCCTGGCACGCCGGGCTCAAGACGACCTACTACCTCCGCACCCTGGGCGCCTCGGGCATCGACAAGAGCACCGTGGCCGCGCGCCCGGAGGCCGCGCCGGCCTGCCCGGTCGACGCGGGGCCGGACTGCGAGGCCTGCCAGTAGGGGCGCGGCGCCGGCGCGGGGAGCGCCTCCCGCGCCGGCGCCTCAGACCGCGTCCACCCAGCCCATCGCCGCGGCCACGGCGAGACGCTCCATGTCCTCGACGTCCAGCGGCTCGCGCGAGGCCGCCACGTCCAGCTCGCGCGCCCCGCCCAGCCGCACGCGGGTCCCGTCCTCCAGCGCGTAATCGCCTGCCGGGCCGACCCCGGCGCAGGCGCCCCCGCCACCCGGCAGGCGCCACCCCCGGCACTCCGCCACCCGCACCCGGCGCCCCAGGCCCAGCAGGCCGCCGCGCGCCCGCACGACCGGCAGCTCCTCGGCCGGCGGCAGCCGCGCCGACAGCCAGCCGAGCAGGGCGTGGGCGTCGGGGCGCCAGCCCGCCGGGTCGGGCCCGCCGAGGCGCTCGAAGAGCCCGTCCGAGGGCGGCTCCGGGTAGAGGTCCCCGAAGGTCGTGTCGAGCATCTGGCGGTAGTTCTCGGCGAGCACCGCGCGGTCGCGCTCCGGCATGCGCCCGAGCAGCGGGGTGGGGCCGCCGGTCACCAGCGGGGGCGCCCCGCGCAGACGGGGCCGCAGCACCACCCCGGCGAGCGCGCGCTCGGCCGGATCGTCGATCGCGGCGAGGACGCGCTTCAGCCGGGCCAGCTCCTCCATCCAGCAGTCCCAGATCGCGTCGCCCAGCGCCCGCGGGTCCTCCGTGTGCACCGTGGGCGCCAGGCCTCCCCTCGACCGCCGATCCTTCGTAGGTCGCCGCCGACGATACCAGCGGTCATCGCCGTATCCGCTTGTGAACGGGAGGACGAAATGGCGGCGCGCCGCGCACGAGGGTGACGATGCGGACCAGCGACGGCGCCGCCGGCGTGGAGCCGAAGCCGAAGCGCACCGGCGGGTCGACGGGCGCCAGCGCGCCCTGGTCCGCCCCCTCCCAGCGCACCCCGGCCGCCGCGATGCGGCGCAGGTCGAGCGCGCCGTAGAACTCGCGGCGCCCGCCCCCCGCCGTGCCGTGGGTCCGCACGCCCGGCAGCGCCAGCCGGGCGGCCGGTCCCGCGGCGCGGATCCACCCGGCGCGGGTGGCGAGCGACGGCGGCACCGTTCGCAGCAGGACCCCGAGGGCGGTGCGCCCTCCCACGAGGAAGCGCAGGTCGAGCGGCCCGGCGTCGACCCGCCACCACGCCCCGTCGACCGCCACCGTGACCGGCACGATCCGCACCTCGTCGAACCGGTACGTCGCCGCCACGTACCCGGCGACCCGCTCCGAGGGGGCCAGCAACAGGCGGTGCCCGTCCGCCCGCTCCACCATCACGTCGGCGAAGGGCCCGAGCGGCGACCGCGGCCAGCGGCCCACCACGGCGCGCAGGCCCGACGCCGTGCCGACGCCGGCGATCCACCCGTCGAAGCGGTCCGTCACCCGGGCGACCGCCACGC harbors:
- a CDS encoding ribonucleoside-diphosphate reductase subunit alpha, which encodes MIDVRELFEDLELKRAAALGADELAPLDPAAALEGLPTAGIDAVVRDAPGAGRGAAELVARMAAEAVAVAAAARGEADGGDARDAVRAAVADALGRLAGSAPGGEVSLHDLSALVEAAFIRVGRPAAAKALVMRRAMSSSGAAPAAGGVRLIRRSGHVVAWRTAKIEAAVRRAFLSLGADPAPASRVAARVTERAIARGSSYVHIEDVQDIVQEELVLEGHMRVAERYILYRAERAVLRARQAAGAPEPAGDIAVVEADGRAGTWDGEDLRERIRFASIGLDLTLDAVRIEAELRRSIRPGVRRDEIGRVVVLNAKALVERDAEFSSFAGRILLTYVYEETLGWDILRDGVGGLREAHRRGLRAALERGVAIGRIDPALLGYDLDRLAAAIDPTADLDAQFLGVQTLYDRYLVTDKTGPTPVRIEAPQVFWMRVAMGVCLAEREDRERRVLDLYGAYKERRFCSSTPTLFNAGTQHPQLSSCYLYVVDDSLESIMRRGIAENAMCSKWAGGLGGSWTRVRGTGSHIRGTDGESQGVVPFLKLHNDQLVAVNQGGKRAGSGCAYLEVWHNDIRDFLELRRGTGDERRRTHDMNTACWIPDLFMKRVEAREGWTLFRSSDVPDLHDLHGRAFEERYARYEAMAAEGRIHGETIPAIELWKAMLRMLFETGHPWITFKDPCNVRSPQDHAGVVHSSNLCTEITLNTSDEETAVCNLGSIVIDRHLDAEGRIDHARLRETVRVAVRALDDVIDVNFHPTEAAARANARHRPVGLGVMGLQYALYRRGAPFASPEAVEFSDEMMEAIAFYAYEASSDLAAERGRYPSYEGSKWDRGILPQDTLDLLEAERGLPVDAPRGGRMDWGPLRERIARQGMRNSNVLAIAPTATIANIMGTSPCVEPLYRNLFAKSNLSGDFTVLNPFLVRDLKAAGAWSERVADEIKYFDGDLREVEGIPQEIRDRYPTAFDIDPAWLIDAAARRAKWIDQSQSLNLFLGAPDMRAMSHMYRRAWHAGLKTTYYLRTLGASGIDKSTVAARPEAAPACPVDAGPDCEACQ